A window of the Natronomonas salina genome harbors these coding sequences:
- a CDS encoding DUF6663 family protein, protein MTPRTDGPFRVLPGRTDDERLLLDVHSADPFYVDRAALPDVDVGNRVDADLSFEDGEPVVDAPTVDRETTFRFVRTDEPIFEAAKNCFEAARAEGEAMNSRVTYSTDNEPNGVVYTFADQPGSRDLFEEFRDGGKPLDPLVDRAAQPEDANPPFSVWVIDSEEPFVLVYIVLDPDGLLEETMRDAYL, encoded by the coding sequence ATGACCCCGAGGACGGACGGTCCCTTCCGCGTGCTGCCGGGCCGGACCGACGACGAGCGGCTGCTGCTGGACGTGCACTCGGCGGACCCCTTCTACGTCGACCGCGCGGCGCTGCCCGACGTCGACGTGGGCAACCGCGTCGACGCCGACCTCTCCTTCGAGGACGGCGAGCCGGTCGTCGACGCGCCGACCGTCGACCGCGAGACCACCTTCCGGTTCGTCCGCACCGACGAACCGATCTTCGAGGCCGCGAAGAACTGCTTCGAGGCCGCCCGCGCCGAGGGCGAGGCGATGAACTCGCGGGTGACCTACAGCACCGACAACGAGCCGAACGGCGTCGTCTACACGTTCGCCGACCAGCCCGGGAGCCGCGACCTCTTCGAGGAGTTCCGCGACGGCGGCAAGCCCCTGGACCCGCTCGTCGACCGCGCGGCCCAGCCCGAGGACGCGAACCCGCCGTTCTCGGTGTGGGTGATCGACTCCGAGGAGCCGTTCGTGCTCGTCTACATCGTCCTCGACCCCGACGGCCTCCTCGAGGAGACGATGCGCGACGCGTACCTCTAG
- a CDS encoding WD40/YVTN/BNR-like repeat-containing protein has protein sequence MPTVYAAMRNGLLVVPEDGEAAVRHLDRDVECLAAHPEAPDRFFVGTFDEGLYRSTDGGDGLDRVGQDTLESERVTAVAVDHADPDLVWAGTEPSQVYRSTDGGETWEPRPGIRDLPSEDDWYFPPRPDTHHVRWIEPDPADPNRLYVGVEAGALLRTDDAGATWRDRPEGARRDNHSLATHPDAPGRVYSAAGDGYAESRDGGDTWSYPQEGLGHTYCWSVVPAPDDPDTVVLSSATGPGAAHSPPDATSYVYRRDDPDGEWERSMDGLPGPDGMARAVLDVDGETGTYYALTNRGLYRSGDDGRSWTECDAPWDEEFVSQTPRGLAVL, from the coding sequence ATGCCCACCGTCTACGCCGCGATGCGGAACGGCCTGCTCGTCGTCCCCGAGGACGGCGAGGCGGCCGTCCGGCACCTCGACCGCGACGTCGAGTGCCTGGCCGCCCACCCCGAGGCGCCCGACCGGTTCTTCGTCGGGACGTTCGACGAGGGCCTCTACCGCTCGACCGACGGCGGCGACGGGCTCGACCGCGTCGGCCAGGACACCCTCGAGTCCGAGCGCGTGACGGCGGTCGCCGTCGACCACGCCGACCCCGACCTCGTCTGGGCCGGCACCGAGCCCAGCCAGGTCTACCGCTCGACCGATGGCGGCGAGACCTGGGAGCCCCGCCCCGGGATCCGGGACCTCCCCTCGGAGGACGACTGGTACTTCCCGCCGCGGCCGGACACCCACCACGTCCGGTGGATCGAGCCGGACCCCGCCGACCCGAACCGACTCTACGTCGGCGTCGAGGCGGGCGCGCTCCTCCGGACCGACGACGCCGGCGCCACCTGGCGGGACCGCCCCGAGGGCGCCCGCCGGGACAACCACTCGCTGGCGACGCACCCCGACGCGCCCGGCCGCGTCTACTCGGCCGCCGGCGACGGCTACGCGGAGTCCCGCGACGGCGGCGACACCTGGTCGTACCCCCAGGAGGGCCTCGGGCACACCTACTGCTGGAGCGTCGTCCCGGCGCCCGACGACCCCGACACCGTCGTGCTGTCGAGCGCCACCGGCCCGGGAGCCGCCCACTCCCCGCCAGACGCGACGTCGTACGTCTACCGCCGGGATGACCCCGACGGGGAGTGGGAACGGAGTATGGACGGCCTCCCCGGCCCCGACGGCATGGCCCGGGCGGTCCTCGACGTCGACGGCGAGACGGGGACCTACTACGCGCTGACGAACCGGGGGCTGTACCGCTCCGGTGACGACGGCCGGTCGTGGACCGAGTGCGACGCCCCGTGGGACGAGGAGTTCGTCTCCCAGACGCCGCGCGGACTGGCCGTCCTGTAG
- a CDS encoding SDR family NAD(P)-dependent oxidoreductase, with the protein MRFDNDTVFITGAGSGIGRATAVAVAEEGGFVVATDVNEDGGQETVDAVEDAGGEAVFHELDVTDAEEFDAVVETAVDEYGLDVLVNNAGVGHPPAYAEDVTDAMFDYVVDVNLKGVWHGCQSALPHLKDQESGAIVNVGSLASFLGLPKQAVYSLTKGAVLNLTRAVAAEAGPKGVRVNAVCPGFIETPLGDQFFESQSDPEKAKERTEEQYPLKRLGEPEEVADAIAFLASDEASFVTGHGLVVDGGFSTS; encoded by the coding sequence ATGCGCTTCGATAACGATACGGTGTTCATCACCGGCGCCGGTTCCGGGATCGGTCGCGCGACCGCGGTGGCGGTCGCCGAAGAGGGCGGGTTCGTCGTCGCGACGGACGTCAACGAGGACGGCGGCCAGGAGACCGTCGACGCCGTCGAGGACGCCGGCGGCGAGGCCGTCTTCCACGAGCTCGACGTCACCGACGCCGAGGAGTTCGACGCCGTCGTCGAGACCGCCGTCGACGAGTACGGCCTCGACGTCCTGGTCAACAACGCCGGCGTCGGCCACCCGCCGGCCTACGCCGAGGACGTCACGGACGCCATGTTCGACTACGTCGTCGACGTGAACCTCAAGGGCGTCTGGCACGGCTGCCAGTCCGCGCTGCCGCACCTCAAGGACCAGGAGTCCGGCGCCATCGTCAACGTCGGCTCGCTGGCGTCGTTCCTCGGCCTCCCGAAGCAGGCCGTCTACTCGCTGACCAAGGGCGCCGTGCTGAACCTCACCCGCGCGGTCGCCGCCGAGGCCGGCCCGAAGGGCGTCCGCGTCAACGCGGTCTGTCCGGGCTTCATCGAGACGCCGCTCGGCGACCAGTTCTTCGAGTCACAGAGCGACCCCGAGAAGGCCAAGGAGCGCACCGAGGAGCAGTACCCCCTGAAGCGCCTCGGCGAACCCGAGGAGGTCGCCGACGCCATCGCGTTCCTGGCCAGCGACGAGGCGTCGTTCGTGACCGGCCACGGCCTCGTGGTCGACGGCGGCTTCTCGACCAGCTGA
- a CDS encoding phosphate ABC transporter permease — protein MELVTIGLVLAGLVLVFFGAALSVYATALLGCIMGAAGGYVLGPQLLGAFGAGGLPALAGVVLVGAALGAALAYVALSFATSVPAFVVGAYLGLYVITPIFTDGGLIKYLVMIVAGIAGAVVGFALTKVALTFVTAFVGATLASGAVGPGNLAAARDALSPDPILFDPLGTTTLLGADVPLFGALFVLGVLSQIGLFKLGWVTRLATVVPGLGRVLGRKGKEA, from the coding sequence ATGGAACTGGTAACTATCGGGCTCGTGCTGGCCGGGCTGGTGCTGGTGTTCTTCGGCGCCGCCCTGTCGGTGTACGCCACGGCGCTGCTCGGCTGCATCATGGGCGCGGCCGGCGGCTACGTCCTCGGGCCGCAGTTGCTCGGCGCGTTCGGCGCCGGCGGCCTGCCCGCGCTCGCGGGGGTCGTCCTCGTCGGCGCAGCCCTGGGCGCCGCGCTGGCCTACGTCGCGCTGTCGTTCGCCACGTCCGTCCCGGCGTTCGTCGTCGGCGCCTACCTCGGGCTGTACGTCATCACGCCGATCTTCACCGACGGCGGGCTGATCAAGTACCTCGTGATGATCGTCGCGGGCATCGCCGGCGCCGTCGTCGGCTTCGCGCTCACCAAGGTCGCACTGACGTTCGTCACCGCCTTCGTCGGGGCCACGCTGGCCTCCGGTGCGGTCGGACCGGGGAACCTCGCGGCCGCCCGCGACGCGCTCTCCCCGGACCCGATCCTCTTCGACCCGCTCGGGACGACGACCCTGCTCGGCGCCGACGTCCCGCTGTTCGGCGCGCTGTTCGTCCTGGGCGTCCTCTCGCAGATCGGCCTGTTCAAGCTGGGCTGGGTGACGCGGCTGGCCACCGTCGTCCCCGGCCTCGGGCGCGTCCTCGGCCGCAAGGGCAAGGAAGCCTGA
- a CDS encoding zinc ribbon domain-containing protein, giving the protein MAECRHCGAELQSPYRFCPMCATPQTDEARTRFRAYIQQQANEFGAGGVADSLEHRVRYAAGYVAVVAGLATLLDVAGFFFLLAGLAVLPPVQAVVEEQLDQPIGSKPTAGAAGALVLLGALVLVVV; this is encoded by the coding sequence ATGGCGGAGTGTCGGCACTGCGGGGCCGAACTGCAGTCTCCCTACCGGTTCTGTCCGATGTGCGCGACCCCACAGACCGACGAGGCGAGGACGCGGTTCCGGGCCTACATCCAGCAGCAGGCCAACGAGTTCGGCGCGGGCGGCGTCGCCGACTCCCTGGAGCACCGCGTCCGCTACGCGGCGGGGTACGTCGCCGTCGTCGCCGGGCTGGCGACGCTGCTCGACGTCGCGGGGTTCTTCTTCCTGCTGGCCGGGCTGGCGGTGCTGCCGCCGGTCCAGGCGGTCGTCGAGGAGCAGCTCGACCAGCCGATCGGTTCGAAACCGACCGCCGGGGCGGCCGGCGCGCTCGTGCTCCTCGGCGCGCTCGTCCTGGTGGTGGTGTGA
- the bcp gene encoding thioredoxin-dependent thiol peroxidase, with product MLEPGDDAPDFELPNQDGETVRLSDFEGRVVLYFYPRADTPGCTTEACGFRDNWAAYEERGIAVLGVSDDPVSDLADFAEAYDLPVELLSDEDGAVASRYDSYGEKNMFGNTFDGVFRNTYVIGDGAVEAVYEGVDPEGHAEAILADLD from the coding sequence ATGCTCGAACCCGGCGACGACGCGCCCGACTTCGAACTCCCGAACCAGGACGGCGAGACGGTGCGGCTCTCGGACTTCGAGGGCCGGGTCGTCCTGTACTTTTACCCGCGGGCCGACACCCCCGGCTGCACGACGGAGGCCTGCGGCTTCCGCGACAACTGGGCGGCCTACGAGGAGCGCGGCATCGCCGTCCTCGGTGTCAGCGACGACCCCGTCTCGGACCTCGCGGATTTCGCCGAAGCGTACGACCTCCCGGTCGAACTGCTCTCCGACGAGGACGGAGCGGTGGCCTCGCGGTACGACTCCTACGGCGAGAAGAACATGTTCGGGAACACCTTCGACGGCGTCTTCCGGAACACGTACGTCATCGGCGACGGCGCGGTCGAGGCCGTCTACGAGGGCGTCGACCCGGAGGGCCACGCCGAGGCGATCCTGGCCGACCTCGACTGA
- a CDS encoding carboxypeptidase regulatory-like domain-containing protein yields MQRVFRLLFLVSVVGWLCIAPAGAATTGSQVTLTVSVVDQGDVAVGGADITASWDGGEATATTASNGRAFVDVPAGADVTVDVEHEDFVRNEPVEVEDAAEQDVTVRVALKGNSIVTVEGTDGEPLADATVQFRQDGRTVLEGETNGSGVFETGVVEQGNYDVHAVKPGYLRETARYRVGLDTEQSFELERGSVYLDVTVVDDHFDPPRALEEARVRLSDSEGEYGTFRLTGGSSSHSVDVNNRYTLTVLKDGYVQETTTVAVRESDRAVEAATQRLPNLTVERQNSRVVVGEETRLTVVNAYGEPVEGAEIRHQGETVAETDAGGEAVVTIEAAGAQEFSAVTGDADSAPITIEGITPGADDDGQPEEPGPTETEADLPGFGPAAAVLGVLGAVLLASRR; encoded by the coding sequence ATGCAACGGGTATTTCGCCTCCTTTTCCTCGTCAGTGTGGTCGGGTGGCTCTGTATCGCGCCGGCGGGCGCAGCAACGACCGGGTCCCAGGTCACGCTCACGGTCTCGGTGGTCGACCAGGGCGACGTCGCCGTCGGCGGCGCCGACATCACCGCCTCGTGGGACGGCGGCGAGGCGACCGCGACGACCGCGAGCAACGGCCGGGCCTTCGTCGACGTCCCCGCCGGCGCGGACGTCACCGTCGACGTCGAACACGAGGACTTCGTCCGCAACGAACCCGTCGAGGTCGAGGACGCCGCGGAGCAGGACGTGACCGTCCGGGTCGCCCTGAAGGGCAACTCCATCGTCACCGTCGAGGGGACGGACGGCGAGCCGCTCGCCGACGCCACCGTCCAGTTCCGCCAGGACGGCCGGACGGTCCTCGAGGGCGAGACCAACGGCAGCGGCGTCTTCGAGACCGGCGTCGTCGAGCAGGGCAACTACGACGTCCACGCCGTCAAGCCGGGCTACCTGCGCGAGACCGCGCGCTACCGGGTCGGCCTCGACACCGAGCAGTCCTTCGAACTGGAGCGCGGGTCGGTCTACCTCGACGTCACCGTCGTCGACGACCACTTCGACCCGCCGCGGGCCCTCGAGGAGGCCCGCGTCCGGCTCTCCGACAGCGAGGGCGAGTACGGCACCTTCCGGCTCACCGGCGGCTCCAGTTCCCACAGCGTCGACGTGAACAACCGCTACACCCTCACCGTCCTCAAGGACGGCTACGTGCAGGAGACGACCACGGTCGCCGTCCGCGAGAGCGACCGCGCGGTCGAGGCGGCCACCCAGCGGCTCCCCAACCTCACCGTCGAGCGGCAGAACTCCCGCGTCGTCGTCGGCGAGGAGACGCGCCTGACCGTCGTCAACGCCTACGGCGAACCCGTCGAGGGCGCCGAGATCCGCCACCAGGGCGAGACGGTCGCCGAGACCGACGCCGGCGGCGAGGCCGTCGTCACGATCGAGGCCGCGGGCGCCCAAGAGTTCAGCGCGGTCACCGGCGACGCCGACAGCGCGCCGATCACGATCGAGGGCATCACCCCCGGCGCCGACGACGACGGACAGCCCGAGGAGCCGGGACCGACGGAGACCGAGGCCGACCTGCCAGGCTTCGGCCCCGCTGCGGCCGTCCTCGGCGTCCTCGGTGCCGTGCTGCTCGCTTCCCGTCGCTGA
- a CDS encoding FxLYD domain-containing protein, with amino-acid sequence MGVSDADVLAFAVGGIAVVFSGFVLSYSAAGGLAVVAGGALALALPFLRGEDSRAVGALAWLAVAALLAAGVGGFLVGFGVFDDPDVSWESDATMHDADSERPTVVVTGEVTNAGDATADDVVVTATLLDAEGEEIRSESTRLAPLQPGTTQLFFLRFEGGDEMRRFADAEVRVDTSE; translated from the coding sequence GTGGGGGTCAGCGACGCCGACGTCCTCGCCTTCGCCGTCGGCGGAATCGCGGTCGTCTTCTCGGGGTTCGTCCTCTCGTACTCGGCGGCCGGAGGCCTCGCAGTCGTCGCCGGCGGCGCGCTGGCGCTGGCGCTGCCGTTCCTCCGCGGCGAGGACTCGCGGGCGGTCGGCGCGCTCGCGTGGCTCGCCGTCGCGGCGCTGCTGGCGGCGGGGGTCGGCGGCTTCCTGGTCGGCTTCGGCGTCTTCGACGACCCGGACGTCTCCTGGGAGTCGGACGCGACGATGCACGACGCGGACTCCGAGCGCCCGACGGTCGTCGTGACCGGCGAGGTCACCAACGCCGGCGACGCGACGGCCGACGACGTGGTCGTCACGGCGACGCTGCTGGACGCCGAGGGCGAGGAGATCCGCAGCGAGTCGACCCGGCTCGCGCCGCTGCAGCCGGGCACCACACAGCTTTTCTTCCTCCGTTTCGAGGGTGGCGACGAGATGCGCCGGTTCGCCGACGCGGAGGTGCGGGTCGATACCTCGGAGTAG
- a CDS encoding geranylgeranyl reductase family protein: protein MYDFVVVGAGPAGSRFARSAAERGRDVLVLESGEIGRPLACSGHVSLDIWDFVPGETRPEGGSRDERAESGARTEPRAASREVHDDLFQNAIYGARFHLGGADSRAYPFYKDEPVSNAIDRVGLDKALARAASEAGAEVRDGHTVTGVDEKPGGVEVTARGPDGVQTFEARLVCGADGPRSKVRGEVGLPEPEELLHGVLGFDPDPDHQDFVDVHLTVPRFFAWRIPRGKAGVEYGLAVAPGDDAPKRFDELLADYDVEIENRCSGAIPIGPPDRTVGKRSFLLGDAAAQTKPFTGGGILYGMRAADVAAREIDPGQPATLDDYERAWRDELSRDQALGTLVRAGYSLPRPVQRAGLRAFAGEIAVHMDRPTSLFSRAQLRAMLSWE, encoded by the coding sequence ATGTACGACTTCGTCGTGGTGGGGGCCGGCCCCGCGGGCTCGCGGTTCGCGCGCTCGGCGGCCGAGCGGGGCCGCGACGTGCTCGTCCTCGAGTCCGGCGAGATCGGCCGGCCGCTCGCCTGCTCGGGGCACGTCAGTCTGGATATCTGGGACTTCGTCCCGGGCGAGACCCGACCCGAGGGAGGGTCTCGGGACGAGCGAGCGGAGAGCGGCGCGCGAACCGAGCCGCGAGCCGCGAGCCGCGAGGTCCACGACGACCTCTTCCAGAACGCCATCTACGGCGCCCGGTTCCACCTCGGGGGCGCCGACAGCCGGGCCTACCCCTTCTACAAGGACGAGCCGGTCTCGAACGCCATCGACCGGGTTGGTCTGGACAAGGCGCTCGCGCGGGCGGCCTCGGAGGCCGGCGCCGAGGTCCGCGACGGCCACACCGTCACCGGCGTCGACGAGAAACCGGGCGGCGTCGAGGTGACCGCCCGCGGCCCGGACGGCGTCCAGACGTTCGAGGCGCGGCTGGTCTGCGGCGCCGACGGCCCGCGGTCGAAGGTCCGCGGCGAGGTCGGCCTGCCCGAGCCCGAGGAGCTGCTGCACGGCGTCCTGGGGTTCGACCCCGACCCCGACCACCAGGACTTCGTCGACGTCCACCTCACCGTCCCGCGGTTCTTCGCGTGGCGCATCCCCCGCGGCAAGGCCGGCGTCGAATACGGCCTGGCGGTCGCGCCGGGCGACGACGCGCCGAAGCGCTTCGACGAGTTGCTCGCGGACTACGACGTCGAGATCGAGAACCGCTGCTCGGGGGCCATCCCCATCGGCCCGCCGGACCGGACGGTCGGCAAGCGGAGCTTCCTGCTCGGCGACGCCGCCGCCCAGACGAAGCCGTTCACCGGCGGCGGCATCCTCTACGGGATGCGCGCGGCCGACGTCGCGGCCCGGGAGATCGACCCCGGGCAGCCGGCGACGCTGGACGACTACGAGCGCGCCTGGCGCGACGAGCTGTCCCGCGACCAGGCGCTCGGGACGCTCGTCCGGGCGGGTTACTCGCTGCCGCGGCCGGTCCAGCGGGCCGGGCTGCGCGCCTTCGCCGGCGAGATCGCCGTCCACATGGACCGGCCGACGTCGCTGTTCTCGCGGGCGCAGCTCCGGGCGATGCTTTCGTGGGAGTGA
- a CDS encoding zinc-dependent alcohol dehydrogenase, protein MRALTWHGEEDVRVSEVPDPEIVNPHDAIVEITATAICGSDLHLYNGYMPTMREGDILGHEPMGEVVEVGDAVENLEEGDRVVVPFTISCGSCGFCQDDLYSLCDNSNPNAEMARKVMGQSPAGLFGFSHMLGGYAGGQAEYLRVPYADVGPVKVDSDLPDEQVLFLSDIFPTGYMAAENADIDEGETVAVWGCGPVGQFAIQSAWMLGAGRVVAIDRVPERLEMARQHGDAETIDFEEEDVYDRLMSMTGGRGPDSCIDAVGSEAHGTGLMGFADKAKQQLKLEADRPHVLRQAIRCCRKGGTLSVPGVYLGHVDNFPAGPMMNKGLTVKTGQTHVQRYLDPLLDRIESGEIDPSFIVTHSEDLEAGPELYEKFRDKEDGCVKAVLNP, encoded by the coding sequence ATGAGGGCGCTCACCTGGCACGGCGAGGAGGACGTCCGGGTCTCCGAGGTGCCGGACCCGGAGATCGTCAACCCCCACGACGCGATCGTCGAGATCACCGCGACGGCGATCTGCGGCTCCGACCTCCACCTGTACAACGGCTACATGCCGACGATGCGGGAGGGCGACATCCTCGGCCACGAGCCGATGGGCGAGGTCGTCGAGGTCGGCGACGCCGTCGAGAACCTCGAGGAGGGCGACCGGGTGGTCGTCCCCTTCACCATCAGCTGTGGCTCCTGTGGGTTCTGCCAGGACGACCTCTACTCGCTGTGCGACAACTCCAACCCCAACGCGGAGATGGCCCGGAAGGTGATGGGCCAGTCGCCGGCGGGGCTGTTCGGCTTCTCGCACATGCTCGGCGGCTACGCCGGCGGGCAGGCCGAGTACCTCCGGGTCCCCTACGCCGACGTCGGCCCCGTCAAGGTCGACTCCGACCTGCCGGACGAGCAGGTGCTGTTCCTCTCGGACATCTTCCCGACGGGCTACATGGCCGCGGAGAACGCCGACATCGACGAGGGCGAGACGGTCGCCGTCTGGGGCTGCGGTCCCGTCGGCCAGTTCGCCATCCAGAGCGCCTGGATGCTCGGTGCCGGCCGCGTCGTCGCCATCGACCGGGTGCCGGAGCGCCTCGAGATGGCGCGACAGCACGGCGACGCCGAGACCATCGACTTCGAGGAGGAGGACGTCTACGACCGACTGATGTCGATGACCGGCGGCCGCGGCCCGGACAGCTGCATCGACGCGGTCGGGTCGGAGGCCCACGGCACCGGCCTGATGGGCTTCGCGGACAAGGCGAAACAGCAGCTGAAGCTGGAGGCCGACCGGCCGCACGTGCTCCGCCAGGCCATCCGGTGCTGTCGGAAGGGCGGGACCCTCTCGGTCCCCGGCGTCTACCTCGGCCACGTCGACAACTTCCCCGCCGGCCCGATGATGAACAAGGGGCTGACGGTGAAGACCGGCCAGACCCACGTCCAGCGCTACCTCGACCCGCTGCTGGACCGCATCGAGTCCGGCGAGATCGACCCGTCGTTCATCGTCACGCACAGCGAGGACCTCGAAGCGGGCCCCGAACTCTACGAGAAGTTCCGCGACAAGGAGGACGGCTGCGTCAAGGCCGTCCTGAACCCCTGA
- a CDS encoding TetR/AcrR family transcriptional regulator, whose translation MVEETRERIMDATYRALCEHGYASLTMQDIADECDCSKSLLHYHFDTKEELLVALLAHLIDRFEERVSPDGADPRDQLVDLIDRFCFGDDRSREEHRAFHAALLELRAQAPHNETFRDQLEANDARVHATVTALIERGVDEGAFRPVDAERTAAHVLAAIQGARIRWVTLGHEAAVDSVREALVGDVVDGWLVTA comes from the coding sequence ATGGTCGAGGAGACGCGCGAGCGCATCATGGACGCCACCTACCGTGCCCTCTGCGAGCACGGGTACGCCTCGCTGACGATGCAGGACATCGCCGACGAGTGCGACTGCAGCAAGTCGCTGCTGCACTACCACTTCGACACGAAGGAGGAGCTGCTGGTCGCGCTGCTGGCTCATCTCATCGACCGCTTCGAGGAGCGCGTCTCGCCCGACGGCGCGGACCCCCGGGACCAGCTGGTCGACCTGATCGACCGGTTCTGCTTCGGCGACGACCGCAGCCGCGAGGAGCACCGCGCCTTCCACGCCGCCCTGCTCGAACTCCGCGCGCAGGCGCCGCACAACGAGACCTTCCGCGACCAGCTCGAGGCGAACGACGCCCGCGTGCACGCGACGGTCACGGCCCTGATCGAACGCGGCGTCGACGAGGGGGCGTTCCGCCCGGTCGACGCCGAGCGGACGGCCGCCCACGTCCTGGCGGCCATCCAGGGGGCGCGCATCCGGTGGGTCACCCTCGGCCACGAGGCCGCGGTCGACTCGGTCCGCGAGGCCCTGGTCGGCGACGTCGTCGACGGCTGGCTGGTGACGGCGTGA
- a CDS encoding acyl-CoA thioesterase, with protein MHEVFENTVRFAETDAQGIVFYGNYATYQDETFTEFMEAVGYPYDEVEEQGWDVHVVNLELNYRKPAEFRDRLTNAMRVTAIEESSLEFAYECRNADGELLVEGTVVHVAVDESGSPTRVPEEFREAVVEFQDEPPEPV; from the coding sequence ATGCACGAGGTCTTCGAGAACACGGTCCGCTTCGCGGAGACGGACGCCCAGGGCATCGTCTTCTACGGCAACTACGCGACCTACCAGGACGAGACGTTCACCGAGTTCATGGAGGCCGTCGGCTACCCATACGACGAGGTCGAGGAGCAGGGCTGGGACGTCCACGTCGTCAACCTGGAGCTGAACTACCGCAAGCCCGCGGAGTTCCGCGACCGGCTGACCAACGCGATGCGCGTGACCGCGATAGAGGAGTCCAGCCTCGAGTTCGCCTACGAGTGCCGCAACGCCGACGGCGAACTGCTCGTCGAGGGGACGGTCGTCCACGTCGCCGTCGACGAGAGCGGGTCGCCGACGCGCGTCCCCGAGGAGTTCCGCGAGGCGGTCGTGGAGTTCCAGGACGAACCGCCGGAGCCGGTCTGA
- a CDS encoding MFS transporter, protein MSDADGVRATLRRVLALERDVLVLSVAMFAFSLGFQMTSRYVPRYMSTLGAGAVAIGLFGTASNLVSAVYPYPGGALSDRIGSRRALTLFGLASTVGFLVWLFADLFGTVVVPPVGTTLEVAGRSVVVGWLEPAVVPVGVFLGLLFAQAWKSLGLGATFAVVKQAVEPEELATGFASTETFRRTAFLLGPLLAAGVLSVFAFETGFRVVLAVAAVVGLVAAVVQHVLYDPSGDSVGKSFAGVRSVVDDLRGMPDELRPLLLGDTLVRFANGMVYVFFVIVVTEFLAVGVDLPVVGSLSPDAYFGVLLAIEMFVALLVMVPVSRLSRRVGLKPVVALGFAVYAVFPVLLIYAPADATVLALLFAFSGLRFAGLPAHKALVVGPAERGAGGRVTGSYYLVRNVVVVPSAAVGGAIYAVSPETAFTVATAVGLLGVALFLVFGEEFEAAVVG, encoded by the coding sequence ATGAGCGACGCCGACGGGGTCCGGGCGACGCTTCGCCGGGTGCTGGCCCTGGAGCGGGACGTGCTCGTCCTGTCGGTCGCCATGTTCGCGTTCAGCCTCGGCTTCCAGATGACGAGCCGCTACGTCCCGCGGTACATGTCGACCCTCGGTGCCGGCGCGGTCGCCATCGGCCTGTTCGGCACCGCCAGCAACCTCGTCTCGGCGGTGTATCCGTACCCCGGTGGCGCCCTCTCCGACCGCATCGGCTCGCGACGGGCGCTGACGCTGTTCGGCCTCGCCTCGACGGTCGGGTTCCTCGTGTGGCTCTTCGCGGACCTGTTCGGGACGGTCGTCGTCCCGCCGGTGGGGACGACCCTCGAGGTCGCGGGACGGTCGGTGGTCGTCGGCTGGCTGGAGCCCGCCGTGGTCCCGGTCGGCGTCTTCCTCGGGCTCCTGTTCGCGCAGGCCTGGAAGTCCCTCGGCCTCGGGGCCACCTTCGCCGTCGTCAAGCAGGCCGTCGAACCCGAGGAGCTGGCGACCGGCTTCGCCAGCACCGAGACGTTCCGCCGGACGGCGTTCCTCCTCGGACCGCTGCTGGCCGCGGGCGTCCTCTCCGTGTTCGCCTTCGAGACCGGCTTCCGGGTCGTCCTCGCCGTCGCCGCCGTCGTCGGCCTCGTGGCGGCCGTCGTCCAGCACGTCCTCTACGACCCGTCGGGCGACAGCGTCGGCAAGTCCTTCGCGGGCGTCCGGTCGGTCGTCGACGATCTCCGGGGGATGCCCGACGAGCTCCGGCCGCTTTTGCTCGGCGACACGCTCGTCCGGTTCGCCAACGGCATGGTGTACGTCTTCTTCGTCATCGTCGTCACCGAGTTCCTGGCGGTCGGCGTCGACCTCCCGGTGGTCGGCTCGCTCTCGCCGGACGCCTACTTCGGCGTCCTGCTGGCCATCGAGATGTTCGTCGCGCTGCTCGTGATGGTCCCGGTCTCGCGGCTCTCCCGTCGCGTCGGCCTCAAGCCCGTCGTCGCCCTCGGGTTCGCCGTCTACGCGGTCTTCCCGGTGCTGTTGATCTACGCGCCCGCCGACGCCACCGTCCTGGCGCTGCTGTTCGCCTTCTCCGGGCTCCGGTTCGCCGGCCTCCCCGCGCACAAGGCGCTCGTCGTCGGGCCGGCGGAGCGCGGCGCGGGCGGGCGCGTGACGGGGTCGTACTACCTCGTCCGCAACGTCGTCGTCGTCCCCTCGGCGGCCGTCGGCGGCGCCATCTACGCCGTCTCCCCGGAGACCGCCTTCACCGTCGCGACAGCCGTCGGGCTGCTCGGCGTCGCGCTGTTCCTCGTCTTCGGCGAGGAGTTCGAGGCGGCCGTCGTCGGGTGA